In Fimbriimonadaceae bacterium, the DNA window CTCGTAGGTGAGTTTCGTGGTGGCCAGGGGCGGTCCCAAGCCGCCCATGGCGGTTACCCCGTGGCATCCGACGCACGTCGCCGTGGAGTACACCTCGGACTCGTGGGCCTGCTGGGCGGGCCCTTGGGCGATGGCAACCGACGACGCGAGAACCGCGAACCAGACAACGAACTGCTTCACGCCTGCTCCTCCTTGCCGCCGGGAACGGGCGCCGGCGCGCCGAGTGTCGAAGTCTGCTGGTGGGCCATGGGACCGAGGTAGCACCCCGCGGGCTTCGTCTTCGCCTCGGGAAGCAGGTGGAACGGCTCGCGTTTGGTCGCCACCTTCTGCTCCTCGATGTAGGTGGAGATCTCGCTTTCGCGGTCTTCGAGGTCTCCGAAGATGCGCGCCTTGGTGGGGCACGCCACGACGCACGCGGGGTCGAGGCCGACGTCCACGCGCTGCGCGCAGTAGGTGCACTTCCGGGCCACGTTCTCGTTGAGCCGGGGCTTCACGTGGTCGCGCTCGTACGACTCGTCCTCGTTCAAGTACCACTTGTCGCGGGGGATCAGCATGACGTTGCCGTAGGGGCACGCGGAGACGCACGCGCCGGTTCCCCGGCACCGCTCCTGGTCGATGAGGACGATCCCGTCTTCGCGCCGGATGATCGCCTTGTTGGGGCACGACTTGAGGCAAGGCGCATCGTCGCAGTGGTTGCACAGCACGGGGATGTACAGCCGCTTGACGTTGGGATACGTCCCCGATTCGACGTTCAGCACGCGTGCGAAGAACACGTCCACCGGTGTGCCGTTCTCCTGCTTGCAGGCCAGCGTGCACGCATCGCAGCCGATACAGCGCGTGAGGTCGATGAGCATCGAGAGTCTTGCCATGGTTGGTGATCCCTGGCTGGATTCTCGCGCGCCGTGAGGGGCCCGCATATGATTCGGATCATAAGGGCCGAAACGGGCGAAACTGGGAGACAATGGGGGCATGGCCGAGTTCGTCTCGCGGGTTTCGGAGAAGCTGTTCCTTCGGTTCTTCCAGTGGTTGCTTTTCGCGACGTTCGTCGGCGTCGGTTTCGGGTGGCTTGCCGGAGGGAAGGAGCTTTCCTTGGCCAATCGGCTCGCGACCGAGGGCGTGCGCGTCCAGGGAGCGGTGACCGAGACCAGCGCCGGCGA includes these proteins:
- a CDS encoding 4Fe-4S dicluster domain-containing protein, which produces MARLSMLIDLTRCIGCDACTLACKQENGTPVDVFFARVLNVESGTYPNVKRLYIPVLCNHCDDAPCLKSCPNKAIIRREDGIVLIDQERCRGTGACVSACPYGNVMLIPRDKWYLNEDESYERDHVKPRLNENVARKCTYCAQRVDVGLDPACVVACPTKARIFGDLEDRESEISTYIEEQKVATKREPFHLLPEAKTKPAGCYLGPMAHQQTSTLGAPAPVPGGKEEQA